In Odocoileus virginianus isolate 20LAN1187 ecotype Illinois chromosome 5, Ovbor_1.2, whole genome shotgun sequence, a single window of DNA contains:
- the LOC139035154 gene encoding SLAM family member 8-like isoform X2, whose translation MRPCSEDPHLCWTSWLLGFISLFLSICSTGAKSPGAHGFEIQDSGVHVPLQGIRGGSVLFHVIKKQEAEPEEVSWGFGPESNYSVLLRVHRGADTPTWLSLHNKYQQRVHVPNNLSLKIENLTCEDSGHYRARVSFTGGLELTQIFLLTVYEPVPSPQILMGSASITPDWCNVTLECRASGATEDLNVTWENKGLPEEWEQRRILEPASNSCTLAVSLLKDQSNVSLVCVVSNPVGYKTASFDLGRVCVHGYQETASERKGTSHYYLQ comes from the exons ATGAGGCCCTGCTCAGAAGACCCCCACCTCTGTTGGACCTCCTGGCTCCTGGGATTCATCAGTCTCTTTCTCA GCATCTGCAGCACTGGGGCCAAGAGTCCTGGTGCACATGGTTTTGAAATTCAGGATTCTGGAGTCCATGTTCCCCTGCAGGGGATCCGAGGAGGTTCTGTGTTGTTTCATGTGATCAAGAAGCAAGAAGCTGAACCAGAGGAGGTCTCATGGGGCTTTGGCCCTGAGTCAAACTACAGTGTCCTGCTGCGAGTCCATCGTGGGGCAGACACTCCAACCTGGCTCAGCCTCCACAACAAGTACCAGCAGAGGGTCCATGTGCCCAACAACTTGTCTCTGAAGATTGAGAACCTGACCTGTGAGGACAGTGGACACTACCGGGCTCGAGTCAGCTTTACTGGAGGATTAGAACTTACCCAGATTTTCCTCCTCACGGTCTATG agcctgtgccctcTCCCCAGATTCTGATGGGGTCAGCATCCATCACACCAGACTGGTGCAACGTCACCCTGGAGTGCAGAGCCTCTGGGGCCACAGAAGACCTGAATGTGACCTGGGAGAACAAGGGCCTCCCCGAAGAATGGGAGCAGAGAAGGATATTAGAACCAGCCTCCAACTCATGCACCCTGGCTGTGAGCTTGCTTAAAGACCAGTCCAATGTCAGCCTTGTCTGTGTGGTCAGCAACCCGGTGGGATATAAAACTGCCTCCTTCGACCTTGGGAGAGTCTGCGTCCATG GTTATCAGGAAACAGCATCTGAAAGAAAAGGGACCTCTCACTACTATCTACAGTGA
- the LOC139035154 gene encoding SLAM family member 8-like isoform X1 codes for MRPCSEDPHLCWTSWLLGFISLFLSICSTGAKSPGAHGFEIQDSGVHVPLQGIRGGSVLFHVIKKQEAEPEEVSWGFGPESNYSVLLRVHRGADTPTWLSLHNKYQQRVHVPNNLSLKIENLTCEDSGHYRARVSFTGGLELTQIFLLTVYEPVPSPQILMGSASITPDWCNVTLECRASGATEDLNVTWENKGLPEEWEQRRILEPASNSCTLAVSLLKDQSNVSLVCVVSNPVGYKTASFDLGRVCVHDSAKQANADLLPGILRAVAAVLLILGGGLYLWKIHGKKMKTGRGARSQDDDDDSIQYAASRNL; via the exons ATGAGGCCCTGCTCAGAAGACCCCCACCTCTGTTGGACCTCCTGGCTCCTGGGATTCATCAGTCTCTTTCTCA GCATCTGCAGCACTGGGGCCAAGAGTCCTGGTGCACATGGTTTTGAAATTCAGGATTCTGGAGTCCATGTTCCCCTGCAGGGGATCCGAGGAGGTTCTGTGTTGTTTCATGTGATCAAGAAGCAAGAAGCTGAACCAGAGGAGGTCTCATGGGGCTTTGGCCCTGAGTCAAACTACAGTGTCCTGCTGCGAGTCCATCGTGGGGCAGACACTCCAACCTGGCTCAGCCTCCACAACAAGTACCAGCAGAGGGTCCATGTGCCCAACAACTTGTCTCTGAAGATTGAGAACCTGACCTGTGAGGACAGTGGACACTACCGGGCTCGAGTCAGCTTTACTGGAGGATTAGAACTTACCCAGATTTTCCTCCTCACGGTCTATG agcctgtgccctcTCCCCAGATTCTGATGGGGTCAGCATCCATCACACCAGACTGGTGCAACGTCACCCTGGAGTGCAGAGCCTCTGGGGCCACAGAAGACCTGAATGTGACCTGGGAGAACAAGGGCCTCCCCGAAGAATGGGAGCAGAGAAGGATATTAGAACCAGCCTCCAACTCATGCACCCTGGCTGTGAGCTTGCTTAAAGACCAGTCCAATGTCAGCCTTGTCTGTGTGGTCAGCAACCCGGTGGGATATAAAACTGCCTCCTTCGACCTTGGGAGAGTCTGCGTCCATG ATTCAGCCAAACAAGCCAATGCTGACCTCCTGCCTGGCATCCTTAGGGCAGTCGCAGCTGTGTTATTGATCCTCGGAGGTGGACTGTACCTTTGGAAGATACATGGGAAGAAGATGAAGACTGGAAGAG GTGCAAGATCacaagatgatgatgatgacagcatTCAGTATGCAGCCAGCAGGAATCTCTAG